The following coding sequences lie in one Sporomusaceae bacterium FL31 genomic window:
- the ykuS gene encoding UPF0180 protein YkuS, giving the protein MQGIIAIEKNLSRLADLLETEGYDVVSLDSTNIESVDAIVVSGADNNLMNMQDILVHVPIINASGKSTDEILEELERL; this is encoded by the coding sequence ATGCAAGGAATCATTGCCATTGAAAAGAATCTGTCTAGATTAGCCGATTTATTAGAAACAGAAGGGTATGATGTAGTATCTTTAGATAGTACAAACATCGAATCTGTTGACGCCATTGTTGTGAGTGGTGCCGATAATAATCTGATGAATATGCAGGATATCTTGGTTCATGTGCCAATCATTAATGCTTCTGGAAAGAGTACTGATGAGATTTTAGAAGAATTAGAGCGGCTATAA
- a CDS encoding ethanolamine utilization protein EutJ, whose translation MTRKGFKVSVLMIVLAMLSSFITGCSSKTAVDSNDIRIGANIELTGSVANYGEQALSGLKLAVKEVNAAGGVLGKQITLVVADNKSEPSEATNATTKLITQDKVVAIIGPAVSSNFLAAAQVAQDNKIPALTPTGTNEKITFENGKVKPYSFRSCFTDPFQGTVMANFAANSLKAKTAAIYIDSSSDYSKGLAEVFEKVFTQNGGTIVAKEAYLQKDSDFRAGLTKIKSTNPETIFIPGYYEEVGKIVKQARELGMQIPLLGTDGWTDGKLVEIAGIEALNNTYYSNHFSAQDKDANVAKFVESYKKEYGKEPSVFAALGYDAGLLMIDAIKRAGSAEPQKIRDALENTKNFQASTGLLSLDANHNPIKTAFILARQNGVEMFKEKINP comes from the coding sequence ATGACAAGAAAAGGTTTCAAAGTATCTGTTTTAATGATTGTTTTAGCAATGTTGAGCAGTTTCATTACAGGATGCAGCAGTAAAACAGCAGTAGACTCAAACGATATTAGAATTGGAGCCAATATCGAACTGACAGGCAGTGTAGCAAACTATGGAGAGCAGGCTCTTTCGGGCTTAAAGCTGGCGGTTAAGGAAGTGAATGCTGCTGGCGGTGTGCTTGGAAAGCAAATCACATTAGTTGTGGCTGATAATAAATCAGAACCTTCTGAGGCAACCAACGCGACAACCAAACTTATTACTCAGGATAAAGTAGTCGCAATCATTGGGCCGGCAGTAAGTTCAAATTTCCTGGCTGCTGCTCAGGTGGCTCAGGACAATAAGATTCCAGCACTGACACCAACAGGAACAAATGAAAAAATTACTTTTGAAAATGGCAAGGTAAAACCATACAGTTTCCGCTCCTGCTTTACTGATCCGTTTCAAGGAACAGTCATGGCAAACTTTGCGGCGAACTCTTTAAAAGCTAAAACAGCAGCCATTTACATAGATAGCAGTTCAGACTATTCTAAAGGCTTAGCTGAAGTTTTTGAAAAAGTGTTTACACAAAATGGCGGAACCATTGTTGCTAAAGAAGCTTATTTACAAAAAGACAGTGACTTTAGAGCCGGCTTAACAAAAATAAAGTCAACAAATCCGGAAACTATCTTTATTCCTGGTTATTATGAAGAAGTAGGGAAAATTGTAAAACAAGCACGTGAACTGGGAATGCAGATCCCGCTATTAGGGACTGACGGTTGGACTGATGGCAAACTGGTAGAGATTGCAGGCATTGAGGCGCTCAATAATACCTACTATAGCAACCATTTCTCGGCACAGGACAAGGATGCTAATGTTGCTAAATTTGTTGAATCCTACAAAAAAGAATATGGCAAGGAACCTAGTGTATTTGCCGCTTTAGGTTATGATGCCGGATTGTTAATGATTGATGCCATTAAACGCGCTGGCAGCGCTGAACCGCAGAAAATCCGGGATGCATTAGAGAATACGAAGAACTTCCAGGCCAGCACTGGATTGTTGTCGCTGGATGCTAACCATAATCCGATCAAAACAGCTTTTATTCTCGCACGTCAAAATGGCGTAGAAATGTTTAAAGAAAAAATTAATCCTTGA
- a CDS encoding ABC transporter, producing the protein MRGTTKKDLLSFGACIALFAVMQAMMEFDIIGPYWQLNLVLIGINIILATSLNLINGFTGQFSIGHAGFMAVGAYLSAVLTVKMQLPFLVAIIGGALGAGFLGFVIGLPTLRLKGDYLAIATLGLGEIIRITILNIPYVGGASGFMGIPRYTNFIWVCALAVFTVYFIKNLINSSHGRACISIRENEIAAEAMGIDTTKYKVLAFTIGASFAGVAGALFSHYFYIAHPASFTFMRSFDILTMVVLGGLGSISGSITAAILLTFVSAATASYPEFRMIIYSLVLIVLMIYRPQGLFGNKELSLKMFSRAKGGAKHDAA; encoded by the coding sequence ATGAGAGGAACAACAAAAAAAGATTTACTGTCATTTGGCGCTTGTATTGCATTATTTGCTGTCATGCAAGCCATGATGGAATTCGATATTATCGGCCCATATTGGCAGCTTAATCTTGTGCTGATTGGGATTAACATCATTTTAGCAACAAGTCTTAATTTGATTAATGGCTTTACTGGGCAGTTTTCAATTGGTCATGCCGGTTTTATGGCAGTTGGTGCTTATTTGAGTGCTGTACTGACTGTTAAGATGCAGCTTCCATTTTTAGTTGCTATTATTGGTGGTGCGCTTGGCGCTGGATTCCTGGGTTTTGTGATCGGCTTGCCAACTTTGCGCTTAAAAGGTGACTATTTGGCGATTGCTACCTTGGGTTTAGGTGAAATTATCCGCATTACCATCTTAAATATTCCGTATGTCGGTGGTGCATCCGGCTTTATGGGAATTCCGCGTTATACTAATTTCATATGGGTATGTGCATTAGCTGTATTTACGGTTTACTTTATTAAGAACTTAATTAATTCTTCCCATGGCCGGGCTTGTATCTCGATTCGCGAGAATGAGATTGCAGCTGAGGCAATGGGGATTGATACCACGAAATATAAAGTCTTAGCCTTTACAATCGGGGCCTCCTTCGCCGGAGTTGCAGGAGCGCTATTCTCTCACTACTTCTATATTGCTCATCCAGCATCGTTTACGTTCATGAGATCTTTTGATATTCTTACCATGGTCGTATTAGGCGGTTTAGGAAGTATCAGTGGTTCGATTACAGCTGCAATTCTGCTCACTTTCGTTTCAGCAGCGACAGCCAGTTATCCTGAATTCCGGATGATTATTTATTCGCTCGTACTGATCGTTTTGATGATTTACCGTCCGCAAGGCTTGTTTGGCAATAAAGAGCTTAGCTTGAAAATGTTTAGTCGTGCTAAAGGAGGTGCCAAACATGACGCTGCTTAA
- the livH_2 gene encoding branched-chain amino acid ABC transporter permease, with protein MDVSSFTHQLIQQLINGVSLGSIYALIALGYTMVYGIIKLINFAHGDIYMLGAYVGFFATAVLKMSFVPALITAMIGAALAGMLIERLAYRPLRNAPKIAVLITAIGVSLLLEYGGMLLVSPQPRTFPAVFEAQTYNIGGFIINNQQVVILAVSVILMMVLTYVVNSTKVGKAMRACSFDTDAARLMGIDVNRVISFTFGIGSALAAAAGVLVGVYYNSIDPLMGIMPGLKAFVAAVLGGIGVIPGAMAGGIILGVVEALVSGFISSTFRDAAAFAILIIILLFKPSGIFGKNVREKV; from the coding sequence ATGGATGTTTCATCATTTACACATCAGTTAATCCAGCAGCTTATTAACGGCGTCTCACTGGGTAGTATTTACGCTCTAATCGCCTTGGGTTATACGATGGTATACGGAATCATTAAACTTATCAATTTCGCTCATGGCGATATTTACATGCTAGGTGCTTATGTCGGGTTCTTTGCTACCGCTGTATTGAAAATGTCATTTGTACCAGCACTGATTACAGCAATGATTGGTGCAGCTCTGGCGGGGATGCTGATCGAGCGGTTAGCCTATCGCCCTTTGCGTAATGCACCGAAAATTGCGGTGCTAATTACGGCGATTGGGGTATCGCTGTTATTGGAGTATGGCGGCATGTTGTTAGTATCGCCGCAGCCTCGTACTTTCCCAGCCGTATTTGAAGCACAAACCTATAACATTGGCGGGTTCATCATTAACAATCAACAGGTTGTTATTTTAGCTGTTTCAGTTATCTTAATGATGGTTCTCACTTATGTTGTTAATAGTACTAAAGTTGGTAAAGCCATGCGAGCCTGTTCTTTTGACACAGATGCTGCCCGTTTAATGGGGATCGACGTCAATCGGGTCATTTCGTTTACTTTTGGTATTGGCTCTGCTTTGGCGGCTGCAGCTGGTGTTCTAGTAGGTGTCTATTATAATTCTATTGATCCGCTGATGGGCATTATGCCTGGCTTAAAGGCCTTCGTAGCAGCCGTATTAGGCGGCATTGGTGTAATTCCTGGAGCCATGGCTGGCGGGATTATTCTTGGTGTGGTCGAGGCTCTGGTAAGTGGCTTTATTTCTTCAACCTTCCGCGATGCGGCAGCGTTTGCAATTTTAATTATTATCCTGCTGTTCAAGCCATCTGGTATTTTTGGCAAGAACGTGCGCGAGAAAGTGTAG
- a CDS encoding ethanolamine utilization protein EutJ, whose amino-acid sequence MFTGKMQRTVGVLVAIAMLAVLLAGCGGGQQSADVIKLGANLEMTGNNATFGQSAANGTKLAIKEINAKGGLLGKQVSLVVADNKSEAAEAANAMQKLITQDKVSAVIAPIASSSVIAGAQVNMDNKVLAISPTASNPKVTVDPNTGKVRDYLFRAAFIDPFQGSVMANFATKTLNAKKAALYIDNSSDYAKGLGQFFKETFIKNGGTIVAEEAYLAKDTDFKATLTKLKAATPDVVFVPGYYQEVGMIIKQGRELGLSVPFLGGDGWDSAKLPEIAGGAALNNTFFANHYSPDDNSPAITTFVESYKKEYGQTPDAFAALAYDATMMVFEAIKRANSADPVKVKDELAKTKDYPAVSGVITLNETHDAVKSAVIIEMKDGKQTFKEKINP is encoded by the coding sequence ATGTTCACTGGAAAAATGCAGAGAACGGTAGGCGTCCTAGTAGCAATTGCCATGTTAGCGGTGCTACTTGCAGGATGCGGCGGTGGTCAGCAATCGGCTGATGTAATCAAATTAGGGGCCAACCTGGAGATGACAGGAAATAATGCTACATTTGGTCAGTCAGCAGCGAATGGCACCAAATTAGCCATTAAAGAAATCAATGCTAAGGGTGGTTTGCTCGGAAAGCAAGTTAGCTTGGTTGTTGCTGACAATAAAAGTGAAGCAGCTGAAGCTGCTAATGCTATGCAAAAGCTGATAACTCAAGACAAAGTCAGTGCAGTCATTGCGCCAATCGCTTCTTCCAGCGTTATCGCTGGTGCCCAAGTCAATATGGATAATAAAGTGTTGGCAATCAGCCCAACTGCTTCCAATCCAAAAGTAACTGTTGATCCAAACACCGGAAAAGTTCGCGATTACTTATTTAGAGCGGCCTTTATCGACCCTTTCCAAGGTTCGGTTATGGCGAACTTTGCAACGAAGACTTTAAATGCAAAAAAAGCTGCTCTCTACATTGATAACTCGAGTGATTATGCTAAAGGTCTTGGTCAGTTCTTTAAAGAAACCTTCATTAAAAATGGTGGTACAATTGTGGCCGAAGAAGCCTATTTAGCTAAAGATACTGATTTCAAAGCAACGCTTACTAAACTTAAAGCTGCAACTCCCGATGTTGTATTTGTACCAGGTTACTATCAAGAAGTAGGCATGATTATTAAACAAGGCCGTGAACTTGGCCTGAGCGTACCGTTCCTGGGCGGCGACGGCTGGGATTCGGCGAAGCTTCCTGAGATTGCAGGCGGAGCAGCTCTTAATAATACTTTCTTTGCAAATCACTATTCACCGGATGACAACAGCCCAGCAATTACTACTTTTGTAGAGTCTTATAAGAAAGAATACGGACAAACACCAGATGCATTTGCTGCATTGGCGTATGATGCAACCATGATGGTATTTGAAGCCATTAAACGTGCAAATAGTGCCGATCCTGTAAAAGTTAAAGATGAGCTAGCTAAGACAAAAGACTATCCTGCTGTATCAGGTGTCATTACCCTAAACGAAACTCATGATGCAGTGAAGAGTGCTGTTATTATTGAAATGAAAGATGGCAAACAGACTTTCAAAGAAAAGATCAATCCGTAA
- a CDS encoding ethanolamine utilization protein EutJ, protein MKKKWVSMASLLVGVTMLGSLVAGCGSATTNSKEIKIGANFEMTGGIANFGNQTVNGIKLAIKEANANGGVLGKQLTLVVADNKSEPSEAANAITKLITQDKVKVVLGPVASSNVMATTQIAQDNKIPVITATATNPKVTVDNGQVKSQVFRACFIDPFQGTVMANFASKSMKAKTAAIYIDNSSDYSKGLAQFFEEGFVKNGGTIVAKEAFLQKDQDFKATLTKIKASNPDVIFIPAYYEEVGKISKQARELGLTQPFLGTDGWDDPKLVEIAGAAALNNGYFSNHYSPQDTDPNVVKFVEAYKKEYGQEPSALAALGYDSALMLIDAIKRAGSDEPAKIREALEQTKNLQVSTGIITLDANHNPVKSAVVIEMKDGKQVFKEKINP, encoded by the coding sequence ATGAAGAAAAAGTGGGTATCCATGGCAAGCCTGCTGGTTGGTGTCACCATGCTGGGAAGTTTGGTAGCTGGCTGCGGTAGTGCGACAACAAATTCCAAAGAAATTAAAATTGGTGCTAACTTTGAAATGACTGGCGGTATTGCCAACTTTGGTAATCAAACTGTAAATGGTATTAAGCTGGCAATTAAAGAAGCAAATGCAAATGGCGGTGTATTGGGTAAACAGCTTACTTTAGTTGTAGCTGATAACAAATCAGAACCTTCCGAAGCTGCCAATGCAATTACAAAACTGATCACTCAAGATAAAGTGAAAGTTGTTTTGGGGCCAGTAGCCAGCTCGAACGTAATGGCAACGACTCAAATTGCTCAAGATAACAAAATTCCTGTGATCACAGCAACAGCGACCAATCCAAAGGTAACTGTTGACAATGGCCAGGTAAAATCGCAAGTATTCCGTGCTTGCTTTATTGATCCTTTCCAAGGAACAGTAATGGCAAACTTCGCATCTAAATCCATGAAAGCTAAAACTGCAGCCATCTATATTGATAATAGCTCTGACTATTCAAAAGGACTGGCTCAGTTCTTCGAAGAAGGCTTTGTTAAAAATGGCGGTACAATTGTAGCTAAAGAAGCCTTCTTGCAAAAAGACCAGGATTTCAAAGCTACTTTAACTAAAATTAAAGCTTCAAATCCAGATGTTATTTTTATCCCTGCTTATTATGAAGAAGTAGGCAAAATTTCCAAACAAGCTCGTGAACTTGGTCTTACTCAACCATTCCTCGGAACTGATGGCTGGGATGACCCAAAATTAGTTGAAATTGCTGGAGCTGCTGCTCTTAATAACGGTTACTTCAGTAATCATTACTCCCCGCAAGATACTGATCCTAATGTAGTAAAATTCGTTGAGGCTTACAAAAAAGAATACGGCCAAGAACCTAGCGCTCTCGCGGCACTTGGTTATGATTCCGCACTTATGTTGATTGATGCCATCAAACGTGCTGGCAGCGATGAGCCTGCAAAAATTCGCGAAGCTCTTGAACAAACCAAAAACTTACAAGTGAGCACAGGAATTATCACTTTGGATGCTAACCACAACCCAGTTAAGAGTGCTGTCGTAATTGAAATGAAAGACGGCAAACAAGTATTTAAAGAAAAAATTAACCCTTGA
- a CDS encoding 4Fe-4S ferredoxin — MFKINTIQNNDRMSTQDLLMAINEALAGGETEFYIEASGQHDIGGPLWHPEGKPLKFHVKNAGQRVGSMCLDNTEVVVEGSASADVGWLNAGGRIVVKGDAGDTAGHCAAAGTIYIGGRAGTRSGSLMKHDPLYAPPEMWVLKNVGSFSFEFMGGGIGVVCGYDSEGFESVLGDRSCVGMVGGTLYFRGTASGLSKKDVKITPLNSADIAYLDDKMDDFLTAIGRPELRAELSEWGNWQKAVALTYDERPKKANTDLFSFRNQQWVEGGIFNDVCSDDFAVIGLVNSGLYRQRVPAWENARYAAPCEFNCTASIPSQQRFNLLRDGKISEAYQLVLEYTPFPGSVCGAVCPNLCMDECSRKNIDISAQIGLLGRHSSDVTLEKTNPSTGRHVAVIGGGAAGLTAAWQLARQGHAVTVYEADAKMGGKMEQVIPRSRLPQETLTREIQRIADMGVKLINNYKVTKENFIDIKANHDAVVVTTGGHNPRVIPWPGHERVVKGLDFLKAVNRGESPSVGRRVVVIGCGNSGMDAAVGAYQMGAEQVTCIDVQRPAAFAHEIEHVEEMGGVILWPVLTKAITSEGIVTQSGEVIPADTIIVSIGETPEFDFLPEGIATERGHLIAGKNYMIADGVYTAGDTIKPGRLVDAIGAGREAALAVDAYLTGQEHQTKQKTKLPAGKLSTAYFKKCHTCDIPTATEDHNRCISCGTCRDCHMCHKSCPENAISRRQLADGSFEYSSDAAKCIGCGICAGICPCGIWTMYANNEPVNMYRTYNKA; from the coding sequence ATGTTTAAAATAAATACCATTCAAAACAATGACCGCATGTCAACGCAAGACTTGTTGATGGCTATCAACGAAGCGTTGGCTGGCGGAGAGACGGAATTTTATATTGAGGCTTCCGGTCAACATGATATTGGCGGACCACTTTGGCATCCAGAAGGCAAGCCGTTAAAATTTCATGTAAAAAACGCCGGCCAACGGGTTGGCTCGATGTGTTTAGATAATACTGAAGTCGTCGTAGAGGGCTCAGCATCGGCTGATGTAGGTTGGCTGAATGCTGGCGGACGGATTGTTGTTAAAGGGGACGCCGGTGACACGGCAGGCCATTGTGCGGCCGCTGGAACCATTTATATTGGCGGCCGGGCTGGAACTCGTTCTGGATCGCTCATGAAGCATGATCCGCTTTATGCGCCTCCTGAAATGTGGGTTCTTAAAAATGTCGGCAGCTTCTCGTTTGAGTTTATGGGCGGCGGTATTGGTGTTGTCTGCGGCTATGACAGTGAAGGGTTTGAATCCGTACTCGGAGACCGGTCTTGTGTTGGTATGGTTGGCGGAACCTTGTATTTCCGGGGAACAGCCAGCGGCCTTTCTAAAAAAGATGTAAAGATAACGCCGTTAAACAGCGCTGATATTGCTTATCTAGATGATAAAATGGATGACTTTCTTACGGCTATCGGTCGTCCTGAATTACGGGCTGAATTAAGCGAATGGGGTAACTGGCAAAAAGCCGTGGCGCTGACTTACGATGAGCGTCCTAAAAAAGCCAATACCGATCTTTTCTCTTTCCGTAATCAGCAATGGGTGGAAGGCGGCATCTTTAATGATGTCTGTAGTGATGATTTTGCCGTGATTGGCTTGGTTAACAGTGGTCTTTACCGTCAAAGAGTGCCTGCTTGGGAAAACGCCCGCTATGCCGCGCCGTGTGAATTTAACTGTACAGCCTCGATTCCTTCCCAGCAGCGCTTTAATTTGCTCAGAGATGGTAAAATTAGCGAAGCTTATCAATTGGTTCTTGAATATACACCTTTTCCAGGATCGGTGTGTGGAGCTGTTTGTCCTAATTTGTGTATGGATGAATGTAGTCGTAAAAATATTGATATTTCGGCGCAAATTGGTCTTCTTGGCCGTCATTCATCAGATGTTACTTTAGAAAAAACTAACCCTTCGACTGGCAGGCATGTTGCTGTTATCGGTGGTGGTGCCGCAGGTCTTACCGCAGCTTGGCAATTGGCGCGACAAGGTCATGCGGTGACAGTGTATGAAGCTGATGCAAAGATGGGCGGGAAAATGGAACAAGTTATTCCGCGCTCACGCTTGCCGCAAGAAACACTTACCCGCGAAATTCAGCGGATTGCCGATATGGGTGTTAAACTGATTAATAACTATAAAGTAACAAAAGAGAATTTTATTGATATTAAAGCCAATCATGATGCAGTGGTTGTTACAACAGGGGGGCATAATCCTCGCGTTATCCCATGGCCAGGTCATGAGCGGGTAGTAAAAGGTTTAGATTTTTTAAAAGCTGTAAATCGTGGTGAGAGTCCGTCGGTCGGCCGCCGTGTTGTGGTGATTGGCTGTGGGAACTCGGGTATGGATGCTGCTGTGGGTGCCTATCAAATGGGGGCTGAACAAGTCACCTGTATTGATGTGCAGCGGCCTGCTGCGTTTGCTCATGAAATTGAGCATGTTGAGGAAATGGGCGGCGTTATCTTATGGCCGGTGCTTACAAAGGCCATCACTAGCGAAGGGATTGTTACGCAAAGCGGTGAAGTTATTCCAGCAGATACGATTATTGTTTCAATTGGTGAAACACCAGAATTTGACTTTTTGCCTGAGGGAATAGCGACTGAACGTGGTCATCTCATTGCTGGAAAAAATTACATGATTGCTGATGGTGTCTATACCGCCGGTGACACCATTAAACCCGGCCGCTTGGTTGATGCGATCGGCGCAGGGAGGGAAGCTGCTCTTGCAGTGGATGCTTACCTGACAGGACAAGAACATCAGACCAAACAAAAAACTAAACTGCCTGCTGGCAAACTCAGTACGGCTTACTTTAAGAAGTGTCATACTTGCGACATTCCAACGGCCACAGAAGACCATAATCGTTGTATTAGTTGTGGTACTTGCCGTGATTGTCACATGTGCCACAAATCTTGCCCGGAAAACGCAATTTCACGGCGACAGCTTGCTGATGGCAGCTTTGAGTATAGCTCAGATGCCGCAAAATGTATTGGCTGCGGAATTTGCGCAGGTATTTGTCCTTGTGGAATTTGGACGATGTATGCCAATAACGAACCCGTTAACATGTATCGGACGTATAATAAAGCTTAA
- the yyaC gene encoding hypothetical protein: MLENIIKLKKPELKFSVHHPQAMYDIAINVRTLFADAKSSGHEIVVLCIGTDRSTGDSLGPLIGSKLHALSFNSHVYGTLDDPVHATNLADRIKLISANYESPYIMAIDACLGRLESVGCVSLGRGSVKPGAAVNKDLPAVGDAYITGIVNVGGFMEHLVLQSTRLNLVMKMADTIANGLSFALRTLH, from the coding sequence ATGTTAGAAAATATTATAAAGCTAAAAAAGCCAGAGCTTAAATTCTCTGTTCATCATCCTCAAGCTATGTATGATATTGCAATAAACGTACGCACCTTATTCGCTGATGCAAAATCTTCAGGTCACGAGATTGTTGTTCTATGTATCGGCACAGATCGATCAACAGGCGACTCTCTAGGACCTTTAATCGGCAGCAAACTCCACGCTCTTAGCTTTAATTCTCACGTATATGGCACTTTAGACGACCCTGTCCATGCTACCAATCTAGCTGATAGAATTAAGTTGATCAGCGCCAATTATGAGAGTCCTTATATCATGGCCATTGATGCTTGTCTCGGCCGCTTGGAAAGTGTCGGCTGTGTTTCCTTAGGACGCGGCTCAGTCAAGCCCGGTGCTGCCGTTAACAAGGATCTCCCTGCTGTTGGTGATGCTTACATTACCGGCATTGTAAATGTGGGCGGTTTTATGGAGCATCTGGTGCTTCAAAGCACTCGTCTTAACCTAGTCATGAAGATGGCAGATACCATTGCTAACGGACTTTCTTTTGCATTGCGCACACTGCATTGA
- a CDS encoding glutamate synthase: METVRTQDITVNDLNYKIEYHHDRCTMCGSCVAACTFNAIEAVMERRSMTVSTGHQPEPTQRHAAVPVIKQKTTLANACVGCGMCEKVCPNRAIKPVRNEDTRHNLLARSGGSPLKRGGRTNLNAQRTLDNIVIGRISQMTDPSLDSERHTFDILAPFGRVLLPQELPVTAENGELKMTSKTPPVHWIYPVIFSDMSIGALSTRAWEAVALATAYLNEKYHLPVRMCSGEGGMPVKLMESEQLKYMILQIASGHFGWNRIIKAMPRMKVDPAGILIKIGQGAKPGDGGLLPAAKVAEHVQAIRGVPKADLNSPPNHQGLYSIEESVQKMHLSLNAAFGFRVPVAIKCAASATSVSVYNNLLRDPYRICGGFFLDGIQGGTGAANEVSLDHTGHPVVSKLRECYLAAVKQGRQGQIPLWAGGGVGLTGNAAADAFKMICLGANGVFIGKILIQLLGCIGNERGRCNSCSTGKCPTGICTQDPRLVKRLDIDKGAQNIVDYMLALDSELRKLMAPIGNSSLPVGRSDALVTTDDAVANKLAIQYVC, translated from the coding sequence ATGGAAACAGTAAGAACACAAGATATTACTGTCAATGATCTTAACTATAAAATAGAATATCACCATGACCGCTGTACCATGTGCGGCAGCTGTGTTGCCGCCTGTACCTTTAATGCGATTGAGGCGGTTATGGAGCGCCGTTCGATGACAGTATCAACCGGACATCAGCCTGAACCCACGCAGCGTCACGCCGCTGTACCGGTCATCAAACAAAAAACAACCTTGGCTAATGCCTGTGTCGGCTGCGGCATGTGTGAAAAAGTATGTCCAAACAGAGCCATTAAACCAGTTCGCAACGAAGATACCCGCCATAATCTTTTAGCACGCAGCGGCGGCTCCCCGTTAAAACGTGGCGGCCGTACTAATTTGAATGCACAGCGTACGCTTGATAATATCGTGATTGGCCGAATCTCACAAATGACCGACCCGTCGCTTGATTCGGAGCGCCACACTTTTGATATCTTGGCTCCGTTTGGCCGTGTATTGCTGCCGCAGGAACTGCCGGTAACTGCTGAAAACGGTGAACTTAAAATGACCTCCAAGACTCCGCCTGTGCATTGGATTTATCCGGTTATTTTCAGCGATATGTCCATTGGTGCGCTTTCGACACGGGCTTGGGAGGCTGTAGCCTTAGCAACCGCTTACCTGAATGAAAAATATCATTTACCTGTACGGATGTGCTCTGGTGAGGGCGGTATGCCGGTAAAACTTATGGAATCTGAACAGTTAAAATATATGATTCTACAAATTGCTTCCGGTCATTTTGGCTGGAACCGTATTATCAAAGCCATGCCGCGAATGAAGGTAGATCCGGCAGGGATTTTGATCAAAATTGGTCAAGGGGCTAAGCCTGGTGATGGTGGCCTTTTGCCTGCGGCTAAGGTTGCTGAACATGTTCAGGCCATCCGCGGTGTACCTAAAGCTGATTTGAATTCACCACCCAATCATCAAGGGCTCTATTCCATTGAAGAGTCTGTGCAAAAAATGCATTTATCCTTAAATGCAGCTTTCGGTTTCCGCGTGCCGGTAGCCATCAAGTGTGCTGCTTCAGCGACTTCGGTATCGGTATACAATAATCTGCTGCGTGATCCTTACCGGATTTGTGGCGGCTTTTTCCTGGATGGTATCCAAGGTGGTACTGGTGCTGCGAACGAAGTGTCACTTGACCACACGGGTCATCCAGTGGTTTCTAAATTGCGGGAATGCTACCTGGCGGCGGTGAAACAAGGCCGTCAAGGGCAAATTCCTTTATGGGCTGGCGGTGGCGTTGGGTTAACTGGCAATGCTGCAGCTGATGCTTTTAAAATGATTTGTCTGGGTGCCAATGGTGTATTTATTGGTAAAATTCTGATCCAATTGCTTGGCTGTATTGGTAATGAGCGCGGTCGCTGCAATTCCTGTTCAACAGGCAAATGCCCAACCGGTATCTGTACTCAAGATCCTCGTCTGGTAAAACGCCTGGATATTGATAAAGGTGCACAAAATATTGTCGATTATATGCTGGCATTGGACAGCGAGCTGCGCAAGCTAATGGCACCAATTGGTAATAGCTCCTTGCCGGTAGGCCGCTCTGATGCCTTGGTGACAACCGATGATGCTGTTGCTAATAAATTGGCTATTCAATATGTGTGTTAG